The sequence below is a genomic window from Conyzicola nivalis.
AACGGCTCACAAGAAGCTCGCGACCATCCTCGCGGCCGTCAGCCGGGACGTTGAGTCCGGCTCGTCGTTTTCCCAAGCTCTAGCCCGACACCCGGTCGACTTTCCGCCACTCATGATCAGCATGGTGCGCGCCGGTGAAGCAGGCGGATTCCTCGACTCGGCGCTCGACGCGATGGCGGAAAACTTCGAGAAGGAAGCGAACCTGCGGGCCTCGATCAAGTCGGCCCTCACGTATCCGGTGATGGTGCTCATCATGACCGTCGCGGCCGTAGCGCTGATGCTGATCTTCATCGTGCCGATCTTCAAGACCATGTTCGAGGGGCTGGGCAGCGAGCTCCCGGCGCCCACTCAATTCTTGGTGACCCTGTCAGAATCCATGATCTATATCGGGCCCGCAGCGGTCGTCATCGGAATTTTCGGCTCCATCTGGTGGCGCGCCAACAGGAACACCGAGGCTGTGCGCAAGGTCGTCGATCCGATCAAGTTGCGGATGCCCGTATTCGGCGGCCTGATGAAGAAGGTCGCTGTCGCCCGCTTCACTCGCAACTTCGCAAACATGCTGCAGGCCGGCGTGCCCATTCTGCAGGCGCTCAGCATCGTCGGTGAGACCTCGGGCAACTGGGTCATAGAAAAGGCAACACGAAACATCGCCGACGGGGTTCGCCAGGGTAAGTCGATCGCCGAACCGCTCGCCCTCGAAACCGTCTTCCCACCCATGGTCGTGCAGATGATCGCGGTCGGCGAGGACTCGGGCGCCATGGAAGTCATGTTGAACAAGGTGTCCGACTTCTACGAAGCTGAGGTCAAGACATCCACCGAGGCGCTGACCTCCCTCATCGAGCCGCTGATGATCGCATTCCTCGGAGTCGTGGTGGGTGGCATGGTGATCGCCCTCTACATGCCGATCTTCTCGATCGCGACCGTAGTGAAGTAGTTGAAGATCACTCGGGAACGGTGAAAAAGTTTCGAAAGTGACCCCTTCGAGGGCTATCGCATTCGGAGCCTTGCGACGAGAATTGGTTGCGGGGGTCAAAACTTTAGGGGGGCCCTGTTTATTTTTTCATTCCAACAGGGAGCACGACATGTTCAGCAAATTCAATAAAGCACTCAACGACCGGCGCGCAGGTATCAAGCGCGAAGAGGGCTTCACCCTCATCGAACTGCTCGTCGTCGTCATCATCATCGGCATCCTCGCCGCCATCGCGATCCCCGTCTACATCGGTGTGCAGAACAACGCGAAAGATGCGGCCGTCAAGTCCGACCTGACCAACGCCAAGCTCGCGGTCGTCGCGTACTACGCCGATAAGGGTTCTGCAGCGGCTACTCCGACGCTTAATGACACCGTGCTCGGGACCTATGGTTTCACCCGCAGCACCGACAACACCACGACCTTGGCCTTCAAGGCCACGCCGACCGCTACCGCGTTCTGCATTGACGCGACCGGCGTCACGGCGAACACCTTCTTCATCACGCAGAGCGCAGCGGTAAAAGCCGGTTCCTGCCCGTAGGCACTAGTTGAGTCACAAACGAGGCGCTGCTGCGGCAGCGCCTCGTTTGTCTATCGGCGCAAAGCCAAGCCACCTTCAGTCCGGTCGAAAGGGTCCGTATGTCCATCACGCCCACCGGCGTGCGTCCGGCGTCCGACGACTCCGGGATGGGCATCATCGAGGTGCTCGTCGCATTCATGATCTTCGCGGTGATCTTCATCGGCGTCGCCATGTCGATGGTGGCGAGCCTTCGGCTCACCTCGGATTCGGAGGCGCGCGTCGTGGCGAGCAACATCGCGTCGGGTCAGATCGACAAAGCACGCGCCTCGGGCGATCCCTTTCTGATTTTCGACGACGAGGGCACCCAAACCATCGATGGCGTCACCTACGCCTGGAAGCGGGATACGGGCTGGGTGGCGGCAGCCGGGTCAACCTCCGGATGCGGTATCGGAGGTGGAGCGTTGCAGTACAAACGGGTTAATGTGACTGTCACTTGGACGGGGAAGATCGGCGCCGCCAGTCCGGTGCGAGTCGACACGATTTTGGCGCCGACCGGCCGCATCAACGACCCGAGCTTCGGTACCATTCTCGTTCGCGTTCTCGCCGCAGACGGAACGGGCGTGAAGGGGATTCCAGTCACGGTGTCGGCGACTCTCGGGGGAGCGGCCGTACCGAGTTCGGTGACCGACGAGGATGGCTGCAGCTACGCCCTCAAAGTAACCCCCGGCACCTACTCAGTGAAGTTGTCGAAGGCTAACTACGTCACCGACGCGCAGCAGATTGATCCGGTGCAGCCCGGGATAGTCGTCACCGCGGGCAGCACATTGAACGCGCCGTTTCAATATGACAACGCCGCGACCTTCACCCTGGGCTATGCGAGCAACCAGCCGGTGAACCGCATGATTC
It includes:
- a CDS encoding type II secretion system F family protein; this translates as MASAVRTFEYKSRDSAGKMVKGKLDAATEGAVVSKLRVMGLAPIDIKETLAGTGLQREINLGGGKSVGLKDLAIMARQMSTMTGAGLSLLKTLDILAAQTAHKKLATILAAVSRDVESGSSFSQALARHPVDFPPLMISMVRAGEAGGFLDSALDAMAENFEKEANLRASIKSALTYPVMVLIMTVAAVALMLIFIVPIFKTMFEGLGSELPAPTQFLVTLSESMIYIGPAAVVIGIFGSIWWRANRNTEAVRKVVDPIKLRMPVFGGLMKKVAVARFTRNFANMLQAGVPILQALSIVGETSGNWVIEKATRNIADGVRQGKSIAEPLALETVFPPMVVQMIAVGEDSGAMEVMLNKVSDFYEAEVKTSTEALTSLIEPLMIAFLGVVVGGMVIALYMPIFSIATVVK
- a CDS encoding type IV pilin protein; this translates as MFSKFNKALNDRRAGIKREEGFTLIELLVVVIIIGILAAIAIPVYIGVQNNAKDAAVKSDLTNAKLAVVAYYADKGSAAATPTLNDTVLGTYGFTRSTDNTTTLAFKATPTATAFCIDATGVTANTFFITQSAAVKAGSCP
- a CDS encoding type II secretion system protein — translated: MSITPTGVRPASDDSGMGIIEVLVAFMIFAVIFIGVAMSMVASLRLTSDSEARVVASNIASGQIDKARASGDPFLIFDDEGTQTIDGVTYAWKRDTGWVAAAGSTSGCGIGGGALQYKRVNVTVTWTGKIGAASPVRVDTILAPTGRINDPSFGTILVRVLAADGTGVKGIPVTVSATLGGAAVPSSVTDEDGCSYALKVTPGTYSVKLSKANYVTDAQQIDPVQPGIVVTAGSTLNAPFQYDNAATFTLGYASNQPVNRMIPIDLDVTFGSTYGQHVVSGPTPTSARLHPFPSGYSSIAGKYSKPTVNAAGVTTAAGCLSPDPASWAAGTVLGVSRPAGTRLDNVAGAPGGPSTPMPIPMGAISAPYTAATTFVAKSAAPIAGSGDPGCGVAMTYTFAATAGTGTALLALPYGTWSLSTRSSTGTLTPVGGPFTLDPRVP